The following are from one region of the Treponema denticola genome:
- a CDS encoding ATP-binding protein — MVKYFTTNGRVVSELLASYRNTFYAMLELINNSIQAKATKIEINIEKHEDDILSPVPFISISIKDNGDGVHIDDIGSKLFDIGTSEKKSGLGIGRFAAFQIGRTMKIETVGIKDGKKTKSSFTVNADKIKELSTNNCPVDIDTKDTAEDSYYNVYIEDLYSKEDIDENPKRKICKELLLENIYEQIFLQYSDTIINSKVQFIINGKEIFIEDFTVGEVEKSSFRFKTEEGENEVKLTVLHYKAKKPKITIDYRINNNGIYQQVFEEKFNFDIPDDNGWRFFVDSDCIQMTDGIYRNLAINELDEDVSRFKEKTKNEVEKYFKEKFADYYNFSQKLKNDEYYPYREKAENSKAQAIIFNQFAYCLENEYELITKKNNLRKVIYPLVNLALSNGDLNKVLEHLGVMNSKTVTKLKKLIEIVDFENVIEFSTDIANKNNFLDILYKLVYSQISENVKERSQLHKIIEKQLWIFGEQYAHTPILFSDKNLENNLRELRNKYLVYEPTNDDNNLVKCDTPKIKDITDLFFFNENIISDKRREIMIVELKAPKCAIGQKELNQVDRYLLDIEDRACFSKNLEYKIILVSSKLNNFALSKVGQFDKTDRHLYTKSQRANISIYVYQWSDIITENRTKLSFMGNALKVQDCDIHQFIKKEYSDYDIDKIFPSSLIDN, encoded by the coding sequence ATGGTTAAGTATTTTACAACAAATGGCAGGGTTGTTTCCGAGCTTTTAGCCTCATATCGTAATACCTTCTATGCTATGTTGGAACTTATCAATAATTCTATTCAAGCAAAAGCTACAAAAATAGAGATCAATATAGAAAAACATGAAGATGACATACTATCACCAGTACCATTTATAAGTATATCAATCAAAGATAATGGAGATGGTGTACATATTGATGATATAGGATCTAAGTTATTCGATATTGGTACAAGTGAAAAAAAATCAGGTCTTGGCATTGGACGGTTTGCAGCTTTTCAAATTGGACGTACAATGAAAATAGAAACGGTCGGAATAAAAGATGGCAAAAAAACAAAAAGCAGCTTTACTGTTAATGCAGATAAAATAAAAGAACTTAGTACAAATAATTGCCCTGTTGATATAGATACTAAAGATACGGCTGAAGACTCATATTATAATGTTTATATTGAAGATTTATATAGTAAGGAAGATATAGACGAAAATCCCAAGAGAAAAATATGTAAAGAGCTTTTATTGGAAAATATTTATGAACAGATTTTCCTTCAATACTCTGATACTATTATAAATTCAAAGGTACAATTTATAATCAACGGAAAAGAAATCTTTATAGAAGATTTTACAGTGGGTGAAGTAGAAAAATCATCATTCCGTTTCAAAACAGAAGAAGGGGAAAACGAAGTAAAATTAACGGTATTACATTATAAAGCAAAAAAACCTAAAATTACTATAGATTATAGAATAAATAATAATGGTATTTATCAACAGGTTTTTGAAGAAAAATTTAATTTTGATATACCGGATGATAACGGATGGCGTTTTTTTGTCGACTCTGATTGTATTCAAATGACTGATGGAATATATAGAAACTTAGCAATAAATGAACTTGATGAAGATGTATCCAGATTTAAAGAAAAAACAAAAAATGAAGTAGAAAAATATTTTAAGGAAAAATTTGCGGATTATTATAATTTTTCACAAAAACTAAAAAATGATGAATATTATCCATATAGAGAAAAAGCAGAAAATTCAAAAGCTCAAGCTATTATATTTAATCAATTTGCGTATTGTTTAGAAAACGAATATGAGTTAATTACAAAAAAGAATAATTTGCGCAAGGTCATTTATCCTTTAGTTAATCTTGCTCTATCAAACGGAGACTTAAATAAAGTGTTAGAACATCTAGGTGTAATGAACTCTAAAACAGTAACAAAACTAAAAAAACTTATTGAAATAGTTGACTTTGAAAATGTAATTGAATTTTCTACAGATATAGCAAATAAAAATAATTTTCTTGATATACTATACAAATTAGTATATTCTCAAATAAGTGAAAATGTAAAGGAGCGTTCACAGTTACATAAAATCATTGAAAAACAGTTATGGATATTCGGAGAGCAATATGCACATACCCCGATATTATTTTCAGATAAAAACTTAGAAAACAATTTAAGAGAATTAAGAAATAAATATCTTGTGTATGAGCCTACAAATGATGATAATAATTTAGTTAAATGTGATACTCCGAAAATAAAAGACATAACAGATTTATTCTTTTTTAATGAAAATATTATTAGTGATAAACGGCGTGAAATTATGATTGTTGAATTAAAAGCTCCTAAATGTGCTATAGGTCAAAAAGAATTAAATCAAGTTGATAGATATTTATTGGATATTGAAGATCGAGCATGTTTTAGTAAAAATCTTGAATATAAAATAATTCTTGTCAGCTCAAAATTAAATAACTTTGCCCTATCAAAAGTAGGTCAATTTGATAAAACTGATAGACATTTATATACAAAATCGCAAAGAGCCAATATATCAATTTATGTATATCAATGGTCTGATATAATAACAGAAAATAGAACAAAACTTTCATTTATGGGAAATGCTTTGAAAGTTCAAGATTGTGATATTCATCAATTTATTAAAAAAGAGTATTCCGATTACGATATTGATAAAATCTTCCCTAGTTCTTTAATTGATAACTAA
- a CDS encoding lipase family protein produces MEPYELFEKIKNTSYKTSGDCVDWMIDVCHKEKNVYLLFQQSRQKRDWINNFNFPIKIYKNQQSCLKVAGGWGRAYKSCNDDIMKELIKQTRENPDYEVRICGWSYGGAMSILAAEDLYFRTKRKPYVITFGAPKPLWGKKTKNYVLSCVKEVSQYAHINDLVPYLPPALFGYKHLAKNKIGKGFSFFKLFKPQIYHCLYNDKNLYS; encoded by the coding sequence ATGGAACCTTATGAACTGTTTGAAAAAATAAAAAATACAAGCTATAAAACAAGCGGGGATTGCGTTGATTGGATGATAGATGTTTGTCATAAAGAAAAAAATGTTTATCTCTTATTCCAACAGTCAAGGCAAAAAAGAGACTGGATAAATAATTTTAATTTTCCAATAAAAATATATAAAAATCAACAATCCTGCTTAAAAGTAGCTGGAGGATGGGGGCGAGCTTACAAGTCTTGTAATGATGATATTATGAAAGAGCTTATCAAACAAACAAGAGAAAATCCGGATTATGAAGTTAGAATATGCGGTTGGAGTTATGGTGGGGCTATGAGTATTTTAGCTGCTGAAGACTTGTATTTTAGGACAAAGCGTAAACCTTATGTTATTACATTCGGAGCTCCAAAACCTTTATGGGGCAAAAAGACTAAAAACTATGTTTTATCTTGCGTAAAAGAAGTAAGTCAATACGCACACATAAACGACCTAGTACCTTATTTACCCCCTGCCCTTTTTGGGTACAAGCACTTAGCAAAAAACAAAATAGGTAAAGGCTTTTCGTTTTTTAAACTATTTAAGCCTCAAATATATCATTGTTTATATAACGATAAAAATCTTTATTCTTAG
- a CDS encoding M23 family metallopeptidase, with amino-acid sequence MRTEKWGVFAIKEGRIIKINRDAKASVYGNYVIIKDRQGIISRYAHLKSIAVNVGQTVPAGGFLGIMGDTGRGIPGPNKHLHVSVYPATTKDPYMGKDATIDPKTYILDGGIYPCNSKPSTDFHQMIGNPPYPHEGLDFSGLDKNIITGWESGTFEIKNIFEEFKKGW; translated from the coding sequence ATGAGAACAGAAAAATGGGGCGTATTTGCTATTAAAGAGGGCCGAATTATAAAAATCAATAGAGATGCAAAGGCGAGTGTTTATGGTAACTATGTCATAATTAAAGACCGGCAAGGTATAATAAGCAGGTATGCACACTTGAAATCGATAGCAGTCAATGTGGGACAAACGGTTCCAGCCGGAGGTTTTTTAGGTATTATGGGAGATACAGGCCGTGGTATTCCCGGGCCGAATAAACATTTACACGTTAGTGTATATCCTGCAACAACTAAAGATCCATATATGGGTAAAGATGCAACCATAGATCCTAAAACTTATATTCTTGATGGAGGGATATATCCTTGTAACAGTAAGCCCAGTACTGATTTTCATCAGATGATTGGAAATCCGCCCTATCCGCATGAAGGCTTGGATTTTTCCGGCCTAGATAAAAACATAATCACAGGCTGGGAGTCCGGAACTTTTGAGATTAAAAATATCTTTGAAGAATTTAAAAAGGGGTGGTAA
- a CDS encoding HD domain-containing protein, with amino-acid sequence MNDEEKFKVKIIKDAEKYVESIFKEDFSGHDFFHTMRVFRTTTYLAEKENADIFIVQLAALLHDIDDRKLSPHTTVNKDRAVSFMKSKKISGALCKTIVSIIEEVSYIGKDSNKPSSIEGMCVQDADRLDALGAIGIARAFAYGGSRNRPIYDPSIRPRMGMGKEEYQNHVSTTINHFYEKLFYLKDLMNTDTAKKIAEKRDLYMKDFILEFLNEWDLKDM; translated from the coding sequence ATGAATGATGAAGAAAAATTTAAAGTAAAAATTATTAAAGATGCGGAAAAATATGTAGAAAGTATATTTAAAGAAGATTTTAGCGGTCATGATTTTTTTCATACAATGAGAGTATTCCGTACGACAACTTATCTTGCAGAAAAAGAAAATGCCGATATTTTTATTGTTCAATTGGCTGCCTTATTACATGATATAGATGACCGTAAACTTTCGCCGCACACAACTGTAAATAAAGATAGAGCTGTTTCATTCATGAAGTCTAAAAAAATAAGCGGTGCTCTATGTAAAACTATTGTTTCTATTATTGAAGAAGTTTCGTACATCGGTAAAGATTCTAATAAACCGTCTTCAATTGAAGGAATGTGTGTTCAAGATGCAGATAGATTAGATGCTTTAGGTGCGATAGGTATAGCAAGGGCATTTGCTTATGGCGGAAGCCGTAATAGACCAATCTATGATCCGTCTATCCGGCCCCGTATGGGTATGGGAAAAGAGGAATATCAAAATCATGTATCGACTACAATTAACCATTTTTATGAAAAGCTATTTTATCTTAAAGATTTGATGAATACCGATACGGCAAAAAAAATTGCAGAAAAGAGAGACTTGTATATGAAAGACTTTATTTTGGAATTTTTAAATGAATGGGACTTAAAAGATATGTAA
- a CDS encoding DUF2087 domain-containing protein yields the protein MNLPILKEQISQFLDKEGRIVRWPKKTYDKINVLKYLQGKFDPDKKYSEIEVNAVLKTWHTFNDHALLRRELFDKFLLERTPDCKEYWVSTDKIII from the coding sequence ATGAATTTACCGATTTTAAAAGAACAAATTTCACAATTTCTTGATAAAGAAGGCCGTATTGTCAGGTGGCCCAAGAAAACTTATGATAAAATAAATGTCTTAAAATATTTACAAGGAAAATTCGATCCTGATAAAAAATATTCTGAAATTGAAGTGAATGCAGTCTTAAAAACTTGGCACACATTTAATGACCATGCTCTATTAAGACGTGAACTTTTTGATAAATTTTTATTGGAGCGGACACCTGATTGTAAAGAATATTGGGTTAGTACCGATAAAATTATAATTTAA
- a CDS encoding HAD family hydrolase, with protein sequence MKQYTSYLFDMGSTLLEFHNPKWNESEILKNGHNLMIAYISNIYGKFIADKIDKEVILPWYDYVEKERKIKRIEYRICEAFFLKFGELGIHISYNEIIEILKKDYLDFYNYAHPNEGVIDCLKFLKEKKYKIGVVSNIMYPKEIYLEIFKREGLDLFIDNYTFSYENTYMKPHSSIFLRALMSLNAKISETLMVGDNEKVDVIGAKAVGLKTCLYDKDKKYKQHQADFYINNFMELIDN encoded by the coding sequence ATGAAGCAATATACATCTTACCTTTTTGATATGGGTTCTACCTTATTGGAATTCCATAATCCAAAATGGAATGAAAGTGAAATACTTAAAAACGGTCATAACCTTATGATAGCTTATATTTCTAATATTTACGGTAAATTCATTGCCGATAAAATAGACAAAGAAGTTATTTTACCTTGGTATGACTATGTTGAAAAAGAGCGTAAAATTAAAAGAATAGAATACCGTATTTGTGAAGCCTTTTTTTTAAAATTTGGAGAATTGGGTATACATATTTCTTATAATGAAATTATTGAAATATTGAAAAAAGATTATCTTGATTTTTATAATTATGCTCATCCGAATGAAGGAGTGATTGATTGTCTTAAGTTTTTAAAAGAAAAGAAGTATAAAATCGGTGTTGTTTCAAACATTATGTACCCCAAAGAAATATATCTTGAAATTTTTAAGAGAGAAGGGCTTGATTTATTTATTGATAATTATACTTTTAGTTATGAAAATACCTATATGAAGCCTCATTCTTCTATTTTTTTGCGAGCTCTTATGTCGCTAAATGCAAAAATTTCGGAAACGCTTATGGTGGGCGATAATGAAAAAGTCGATGTTATAGGTGCAAAAGCCGTAGGATTAAAAACCTGTTTATACGATAAAGATAAAAAGTATAAACAACATCAAGCCGATTTTTATATAAATAATTTTATGGAACTTATTGATAATTAA
- a CDS encoding class I SAM-dependent methyltransferase, with translation MSKRIEILRLFYDDIDEDSRLNISRQGQLEYLTTMNYIHRYAKAGAKILEIGAGTGRYSIALAKEGYNVTAVELVESNLEVLKNNSVGIENIISYQGDALNEAIYILPF, from the coding sequence ATGAGTAAAAGAATAGAAATACTAAGGTTATTTTATGATGATATCGATGAAGACAGCAGGTTAAACATAAGCCGCCAGGGACAGTTGGAATATCTTACTACAATGAACTATATTCATCGCTATGCAAAAGCCGGAGCAAAGATATTAGAGATTGGTGCCGGTACGGGTAGATACTCCATTGCCTTGGCAAAAGAAGGATATAATGTCACAGCTGTTGAATTAGTAGAGAGTAATCTTGAAGTGCTGAAAAACAACAGCGTCGGCATTGAAAATATTATTTCCTATCAGGGAGATGCATTAAATGAAGCAATATACATCTTACCTTTTTGA
- a CDS encoding GNAT family N-acetyltransferase, with product MESNYVIRMEEIQDYTVVENLTRDSFWNVYRPGCMEHYILHCYRNNPDFISELSLVIEINEKIIGHVMYSKAKLTLDNGEKVSAWTFGPISIHPDYRQKGCGLKLLKYSLEKARTMGIGFVCIEGNIEFYRHAGFDLASKFHIHYYCEPKDAEVPYFLVLELIPGYFKIHGIVEATYCPPKGYFAADENPRDFEAYESIFPYKEKLILPGQLQTIY from the coding sequence GTGGAATCAAATTATGTAATCCGTATGGAAGAGATTCAAGATTATACTGTTGTTGAAAATTTAACTAGAGATTCTTTCTGGAATGTGTACAGACCCGGCTGCATGGAACATTATATCCTGCACTGTTATAGGAATAATCCCGATTTTATTTCGGAGCTTTCATTGGTTATAGAGATAAACGAAAAAATCATCGGGCATGTGATGTATTCAAAAGCAAAGCTGACGCTCGACAATGGTGAAAAAGTTTCTGCATGGACTTTTGGACCGATAAGCATACATCCGGATTACAGGCAGAAGGGATGCGGCTTGAAGTTGTTAAAATATTCGCTTGAAAAAGCTAGAACAATGGGGATTGGTTTTGTTTGTATTGAAGGTAACATTGAGTTTTATCGTCATGCGGGGTTTGATCTTGCGAGCAAGTTTCATATTCACTATTATTGTGAGCCGAAAGATGCCGAAGTGCCGTATTTTCTTGTGCTGGAACTTATTCCAGGATACTTTAAAATTCATGGAATTGTAGAAGCCACTTATTGTCCTCCGAAAGGATATTTTGCGGCTGATGAAAATCCCCGCGATTTTGAAGCGTATGAATCGATTTTTCCTTATAAAGAAAAATTGATTTTACCCGGTCAGTTGCAAACTATTTACTGA
- a CDS encoding GNAT family N-acetyltransferase: protein MKVKRMLDRCGIARLYLWKVLMNYKNHNHIIQEDNIKLRPLCETHWEYLFKWNKDKEILYFSEGDDISEYSSEETKQIYTYVSQKADIFIIEYLNEIVGECWLQEMNLNDIMEKLPNKNIYRIDLMIGRKELWNKGIGSQVINMLTKYGVREKKADMIFAVISDYNLRSLKAFSKNKYVEYNRVEINSSKSKEEIRLVYRNFV from the coding sequence ATGAAGGTTAAGCGGATGTTAGACAGGTGCGGTATTGCGCGCTTATATCTTTGGAAGGTTTTAATGAACTATAAGAACCATAATCATATAATTCAAGAAGATAATATTAAACTAAGACCACTATGTGAAACACATTGGGAATATTTATTTAAATGGAATAAAGATAAAGAAATATTATATTTTTCAGAAGGCGATGATATTTCTGAATATTCTAGTGAAGAAACAAAACAAATATATACATATGTTTCACAAAAAGCAGATATTTTTATTATAGAATATTTAAATGAAATAGTTGGCGAGTGCTGGCTTCAAGAAATGAATTTAAATGATATTATGGAAAAACTACCAAATAAAAATATTTATAGAATCGATTTAATGATTGGTAGGAAAGAATTATGGAACAAAGGAATTGGGAGCCAAGTTATAAATATGCTTACCAAATATGGGGTTAGAGAGAAAAAAGCTGATATGATATTTGCTGTTATTTCTGATTATAACTTAAGAAGTCTAAAAGCATTTTCAAAAAATAAGTATGTAGAATATAATAGAGTAGAAATAAATAGTAGCAAATCAAAAGAAGAAATAAGATTGGTATATAGAAATTTTGTCTAA
- a CDS encoding ATP-dependent nuclease codes for MKIEPIYETKDLNIDAKVKFLQGNSQEINIQKKGDGTKRRISMALLELKKEMTQRIDGSTTYLLDEPDTHLHVKAQMDLLNTLYDFCSQGHQVIMTTHSPFLVNAVRSEEIRLLFQREINCTKVRYIKKSTEIESTILRNIGIENSYLFFAKKIILVEGETEAAYIPSFFENKTNKTINSRLIKILNVKGIRNIYGFAQAILQIHPKENIFIIYDNDATEDTLSLIESLDISDSNKLVLGDKEFEDCFSSESIHATWASYLADLNFTLPASTNWTIANIQAKKEACQQDRNMKFSSELKTLAAGTKKMTKPLFGELMGKYVSIEHTPAEIKEFLGKL; via the coding sequence ATTAAAATTGAACCAATATACGAAACTAAAGATCTAAATATCGATGCAAAGGTAAAGTTTTTACAAGGGAATTCTCAAGAAATTAATATTCAAAAAAAAGGGGATGGGACAAAAAGAAGAATTTCAATGGCATTGCTTGAACTTAAGAAAGAAATGACCCAAAGAATTGATGGCTCTACAACCTACTTACTTGATGAACCTGACACTCATCTTCATGTTAAAGCTCAAATGGATTTATTGAATACTCTTTACGATTTTTGCAGTCAAGGTCATCAAGTAATTATGACGACACATTCACCATTTCTTGTAAATGCTGTTAGATCTGAAGAAATACGATTATTATTTCAACGAGAAATAAATTGTACAAAAGTAAGATATATTAAGAAGTCAACTGAAATCGAGTCAACCATTCTAAGAAATATTGGAATTGAAAACTCGTATTTATTTTTTGCAAAAAAAATCATTCTTGTTGAAGGAGAGACAGAAGCTGCTTATATACCTTCTTTCTTTGAAAATAAAACGAATAAAACAATAAACTCTAGACTTATAAAGATACTCAATGTTAAAGGTATTAGGAATATTTATGGGTTCGCACAAGCTATACTACAAATCCATCCTAAGGAAAACATATTTATCATATATGATAATGATGCAACTGAAGACACACTATCACTTATTGAATCTCTAGATATTTCAGACAGCAATAAACTAGTATTAGGTGATAAAGAGTTTGAAGATTGTTTTTCTAGTGAATCAATTCATGCTACATGGGCTAGTTATTTGGCAGACCTTAATTTTACTTTACCAGCCTCAACAAATTGGACTATAGCAAATATTCAAGCAAAAAAAGAGGCGTGCCAACAAGACAGAAATATGAAGTTCTCATCTGAGTTAAAGACATTAGCCGCTGGTACTAAAAAAATGACCAAACCATTATTTGGTGAATTAATGGGGAAATATGTATCAATTGAACATACTCCAGCTGAAATAAAAGAATTCCTTGGTAAATTATAG
- a CDS encoding AAA family ATPase, whose amino-acid sequence MKLIRIGIDGFRCLLDFKLDFEPGLTVIVGENDRGKSSLIDCLKVITQNKPVEFDDINYEKNELVIDIEIENFIYRKKFVKDANSVQPMPLVVIPTENYLTSVEAKINSTEYDLTVTENQEEVKQLAKLFGLTVRVNSNIPNLVSAINDVISKKRQVGNFEIDNVSFPQFNNIQLDGKQFENVSGFFKEIFLKERQKQIWNEKVNETTTIEEFVRNKIDNYSSDISSELHEKGIIEKM is encoded by the coding sequence ATGAAACTGATTCGGATTGGTATTGACGGATTTAGGTGTCTTCTTGACTTCAAGCTTGATTTTGAACCAGGACTTACTGTTATTGTCGGTGAAAATGATAGAGGTAAATCATCTCTAATTGATTGTTTGAAAGTAATTACACAAAACAAGCCTGTGGAATTTGATGACATTAATTATGAAAAAAATGAATTAGTAATTGATATTGAAATAGAGAATTTCATTTACCGTAAGAAATTTGTAAAGGATGCTAATTCTGTCCAACCAATGCCATTAGTAGTTATCCCTACAGAAAATTATTTAACTTCCGTTGAAGCTAAAATTAATAGTACGGAATATGATCTTACCGTTACAGAAAATCAAGAAGAAGTTAAACAGCTTGCAAAACTCTTTGGATTAACTGTCAGAGTAAATAGTAATATTCCTAATTTAGTATCAGCAATAAATGATGTTATTAGCAAGAAAAGGCAAGTCGGTAATTTTGAGATTGATAATGTAAGTTTCCCACAATTCAATAATATTCAACTTGATGGAAAACAATTTGAAAACGTATCTGGATTCTTTAAAGAAATATTCTTAAAGGAAAGACAAAAACAAATATGGAACGAGAAGGTAAATGAAACAACAACAATTGAGGAATTTGTTAGGAATAAAATAGATAACTATAGTTCAGATATTTCAAGTGAATTGCATGAAAAAGGGATAATCGAAAAAATGTAA
- a CDS encoding type II toxin-antitoxin system HicB family antitoxin produces the protein MKLAYPAIITYCEEDNSYSIEFPDLQGCVSGGFSLIEAIEMGIDAASGWILTEIEEGNAVPKASEPTKIKLPDNKSFINMLILDMDSYSEKYSSKCVRKNITLPKWVNTLAEKNNVNFSQLLQNTIVEKYVGVM, from the coding sequence ATGAAATTAGCATATCCGGCAATAATAACATATTGTGAAGAAGATAATAGTTATAGTATAGAATTTCCCGATTTGCAAGGCTGTGTTTCCGGAGGATTTTCTCTTATAGAAGCGATAGAGATGGGAATAGATGCGGCATCAGGGTGGATATTAACAGAAATCGAGGAAGGAAATGCTGTTCCAAAAGCAAGTGAACCTACAAAAATAAAACTACCTGATAATAAAAGTTTTATAAATATGCTTATTTTAGATATGGATTCGTATAGTGAAAAATATTCAAGCAAATGTGTAAGAAAGAATATAACGCTTCCAAAATGGGTGAATACGCTTGCAGAAAAAAATAATGTAAATTTTTCACAATTATTACAGAACACGATAGTAGAAAAATATGTAGGTGTTATGTAA
- a CDS encoding type II toxin-antitoxin system HicA family toxin has translation MTAKEIEKILKADGWYFVTAKGSHNQYKHTVKSGKVTVPNHKGDIPIGTVKAILKQAGLK, from the coding sequence ATGACAGCAAAAGAAATAGAAAAAATACTAAAGGCGGATGGTTGGTATTTTGTAACAGCAAAAGGTTCTCATAATCAATATAAACATACTGTAAAATCCGGAAAAGTTACGGTCCCAAATCATAAAGGAGATATACCGATAGGAACCGTGAAAGCAATTCTAAAGCAGGCAGGATTGAAATAA
- a CDS encoding zinc ribbon domain-containing protein: protein MMCRKCSTPLNESDIFCPKCGKRQKKINFNLNKKIFASSNIIYGVFFILFAIIFLLIMNDKSDKKNRTYDFLISTMIQSITNLNLIASDYYIHGNINYTHTSSMRKMLEVDTPNYCSYLVQRKNFSIISQRYYRYVNKYQKELSQSDEIFRLYDLYKKTIHLFDLNLSLEKFRKEYEYLYKEYENLYGGYGYNMRQDVELQ, encoded by the coding sequence ATGATGTGTAGAAAATGTTCAACTCCACTCAATGAGAGTGATATTTTTTGTCCAAAATGCGGTAAACGGCAAAAAAAGATTAACTTTAATTTAAATAAAAAAATATTTGCCTCTTCCAATATTATTTATGGAGTTTTTTTCATTTTATTTGCAATAATATTTTTGCTGATAATGAATGATAAAAGTGATAAAAAAAATAGAACTTATGATTTTTTGATAAGTACAATGATTCAATCTATTACAAATTTAAACTTAATTGCTTCCGATTACTATATACATGGAAATATCAACTACACACATACTTCAAGTATGAGAAAGATGCTGGAAGTAGATACACCGAATTATTGTTCATATCTTGTTCAAAGGAAAAATTTTTCAATTATTAGTCAAAGATATTACCGATATGTTAATAAGTACCAAAAGGAGTTGTCACAAAGTGATGAAATTTTTAGATTATATGATTTATATAAAAAGACTATTCATCTATTTGATTTAAATTTAAGTTTGGAAAAATTTAGAAAAGAATATGAATATTTATACAAAGAATACGAGAATTTATACGGCGGGTATGGATATAATATGCGTCAAGATGTCGAACTTCAATAG